Proteins encoded together in one Lathamus discolor isolate bLatDis1 chromosome 3, bLatDis1.hap1, whole genome shotgun sequence window:
- the S100B gene encoding protein S100-B has translation MSELEKAMIAIIDAFHQYSGKEGDKHKLKKSELKELINNELSHFLGEIKDQETVDKVMEALDSDGDAECDFQEFVAFIAMVTAACHEFFEHE, from the exons ATGTCTGAGCTGGAAAAGGCCATGATCGCCATCATCGATGCATTCCACCAGTACTCGGGGAAGGAGGGAGACAAGCACAAGCTGAAGAAGTCAGAACTGAAGGAGCTCATTAACAATGAGTTGAGCCATTTCCTTGGT GAGATCAAAGACCAGGAGACTGTGGACAAAGTCATGGAAGCGCTGGACAGTGATGGGGATGCAGAATGTGACTTCCAGGAGTTTGTAGCCTTCATTGCGATGGTCACTGCTGCTTGCCATGAGTTCTTTGAGCACGAATGA